From a single Plasmodium coatneyi strain Hackeri chromosome 4, complete sequence genomic region:
- a CDS encoding T-complex protein 1 — protein MNFAILKKKKKIYELFYLKKIKEINEHCNAQQSSKFANKHGFNSVLKDGYRIVKNNEDAILKNIEACKEICGIIQTSLGPKSMNKLIINHINKKVVSSDCITILKDLEINHPVVNILRKLSETMNYEYGDFTNYVFTLTTEMLDKASHLIQQGFNINDILTGFILGYKEIERIISSELVAYKMENFSDEKEIKKVIKSVMVTKNLTNNFDFITTLLAQCIATLMPEEKVELFDVDNIRISKLNGGNLIDSQLIMGMVITRDTHGIVKRKENANVIVLNCGLEAATTETKGTVLLNNAQELLNFTKGEEDQMKKIIGNIKKEGVDVIIVNGAISDIAQHFCDAEQIMTLKIPSKFETLRLCKLLNITSLVKLGVPKPEEIGKASSIYVSEIASKKVTIINSMNKKVSTIILRGATYNLLDEVERCIHDGINAIKNAIKGNTFVYGGGCIEVQLCEHLKKYAHQLKGVHNYSVKVFAESFLVVPRILATNCGYNSTDVLNQLINEHNKGNTHMCVNINKDSFITSAKDNCIYDNLKCKKYAIDLAMDALQTILKIDQIILAKPAGGPKPRDKNPDYDDAF, from the exons atgaacTTTGctatcttaaaaaaaaagaaaaaaatatatgaacttttctatcttaaaaaaataaaagaaattaacgAACATTGCAACGCGCAGCAATCGTCAAAA TTCGCGAACAAGCACGGATTCAACTCCGTCCTGAAGGACGGGTACCGCATCGTGAAGAACAACGAGGACGCCATCCTCAAGAACATTGAAGCGTGCAAGGAAATCTGTGGGATTATCCAAACGTCACTTGGACCCAAGAGCATGAACAAGCTAATCATTAACCACATCAACAAGAAGGTGGTCTCCAGTGACTGCATCACTATCCTAAAGGACCTTGAGATAAACCACCCGGTGGTTAACATATTGAGGAAGCTATCCGAGACGATGAACTATGAGTACGGAGATTTCACCAACTACGTTTTTACCTTAACAACAGAGATGCTGGATAAAGCTAGCCATTTGATTCAGCAGGGATTCAACATCAATGACATTTTAACTGGGTTCATTTTAGGGTACAAAGAAATCGAAAGAATTATTTCTTCCGAATTGGTTGCctataaaatggaaaacttctccgatgagaaggaaattaaaaaggttaTTAAATCCGTCATGGTTACTAAGAATCTGACGAACAACTTTGACTTTATCACCACCCTGTTAGCTCAATGTATAGCTACGTTAATGCCAGAAGAGAAGGTGGAGCTTTTCGATGTAGACAATATCAGAATATCAAAGCTGAATGGAGGGAATTTAATCGATTCTCAGTTAATCATGGGGATGGTAATAACTAGAGACACACATGGGATCGttaagaggaaagaaaatgccAACGTCATTGTGCTGAACTGTGGATTGGAAGCAGCCACGACGGAGACGAAAGGCACAGTACTACTGAACAACGCACAGGAGTTGCTCAACTTTAccaaaggggaggaagaccaaatgaagaaaataattggaaatataaaaaaggaaggagttgATGTGATCATTGTTAATGGAGCTATTTCGGACATCGCACAACATTTCTGTGACGCAGAACAAATCATGACGTTGAAAATTCCATCTAAATTTGAGACCTTAAGATTATGTAAGCTTCTTAACATAACCTCTCTGGTCAAGTTAGGTGTCCCAAAACCGGAAGAGATCGGAAAGGCCTCCTCCATATATGTGTCTGAAATTGCCTCCAAAAAAGTAACCATCATTAATTCGATGAATAAAAAGGTTAGTACTATTATACTCAGGGGGGCCACGTATAACCTACTGGATGAAGTCGAACGGTGCATTCACGACGGGATCAACGCCATAAAAAATGCCATCAAGGGGAACACCTTCGTCTATGGTGGGGGTTGCATCGAAGTTCAGCTATGTGAGCATCTTAAAAAATACGCTCACCAGTTAAAGGGCGTGCACAACTACAGCGTTAAAGTTTTTGCAGAATCCTTCCTGGTCGTCCCACGGATCTTAGCCACCAACTGTGGGTACAATAGCACAGATGTCCTGAACCAACTCATTAATGAACACAACAAGGGGAACACCCATATGTGTGTGAATATAAACAAGGACTCCTTCATCACCTCTGCCAAGGATAACTGCATTTATGATAACCTCAAGTGCAAGAAGTATGCTATCGATTTGGCCATGGATGCCCTGCAGACCATTCTTAAGATCGACCAGATTATCTTGGCCAAGCCCGCCGGCGGTCCTAAACCGCGCGACAAAAACCCGGACTACGACGACGCCTTCTAA